The window CACCATGAGGCTCTCTGATATTTCCAACACACAACAGCAGTTGCTCTTTTCCTACACATTCCGTGTCCGATTATAGTTTTTAGCCGTCGTGTTTGGCAACGGGCTTGGCTTTAATATCATCTCATTAGTTTGGTGAGCTGCGAGTATCCGTTGCCTAACTCTCCCTCTTTACCGCAACTCACTGCTTGCGAGCAATATAGccaatatacatatataaacgTGGAAGCATGCGTGTGTCAAAGATATAGGCCATATGTGCACATTAGATACTGTACTGGCAACATCTTGGGACTTTGCAAATTGGTACAATGTGTCACTGTCTGAAATCCATCAGTATCTGCTATATGGATTTAATCTAAATTGGAATGGATTAATATGTAGCTATGGCCAAGGAGGTGTCGATCCGTACATGCTAGTTAATTGCCACCGTTCATCGCTTCAACGTAAATGGGGTAAGATTAGATCATTTGCTTACAAGTTTAGGATTCCATATTTATTGTTGATATCTTTATGTGTTCTTGAAATTGCAGACTACATCAAGGAATCCTTCCTATCACCTAAAGGTAAGATAATAGTATGTTGTTCCCCTAAAACCGCCATGAAATGAGAATCGAGAACCATATCAGTTCGATGATTCATTAATATCAGTTGtcatcacaaaacatatcagtaGGGTTATGTGATATTGAAAGTCAGTAACTAATATGTTTTGTGATGTCAACTGATATTAATGACTAGCAAACTGCTATGATTCTCCGGTCTCATTTTAGCGGTCATTTGATCTCTaccctctctctctatctctctatgtatatatttatatacctCTCAACAACTTTGATTGTATTCCTTATTAGGTCCAACTGGAGGCTTTCTCATGATTTTAATGTTCATACTTGGTGAGCTTTTAAACTTGTGCTGCGCTATTTATTTATGACAACTAATATCAATATCTAATTAGCAAAAGAGATTTATATGTAGGCAGCAATTAACTATGTTTAGAAATTTTCCAGCTATTGTATTTATTGGGGTAGGCATTGCCGCAAAAATCATTATCACCATCACACTTATCGTCATTTTTTGGACTGAAACAGAGCCCGGTAAAGACTTCTTATACACCTTTTGTTTGAGTTTATTATTTTCTGTCATAGAAATATGTTTTCACTCTGTTTTACTATAATGTGTGTTGAAATGCAGATTGGCTCCCCGGTGCTCAATCCGTTGGCGAGATGATCCCAACGATTGTAGATATTAGATACCACTTAATGCTTCTAATTCTGCAATTGTTTACTTGGAACTAAGATTCATCGTGGGGTTTCTCTGCGCGATGGGGTTCCTGATCTACAAGTTCCGAAGAAGGCATTTGTCCGCGTACGAGGAAATAGAGAGCTTCCTACAAAGTGACAACCATTTGTCCCCTATCAGGTACTCCTATTCAGACATAAAGAAGATGACTAGAAATTTTCGAGAAAAACTAGGTGAAGGAGGTTTCGGCTCTGTTTACAAAGGAAAGCTTCGGAGTGGTCATTACGTGGCAGTCAAGCTATTGGGAAAAGCCCAAAAAAATGACAAAGATTTCATCAATGAAATCGGAACAATCGGGAGGATCCATCATGTCAATGTTGTCCAACTTGTAGGATATTGTGCGGAGAGATCCAAGCGTGCCCTCATACTCGATTTCATGCCAAATGGTTCTCTTGACAAGTACATCTTCAATGCAAAAAAAGCATCTTCGTTGGATTGGGGTATGAAATTCAAGATTGCAGTTGGAGCGGCTCGAGGGATTGAGTATTTGCATAATGGTTGTGATATCAAGATCTTGCATTTTGATATAAAGCCCCACAATATACTTCTTGATGACAAGTTTGTCCCCAAGGTCACCGATTTCGGGCTGGCAAAGTTATGCTCCGTAGACAAGGACGCGGTGACGATGACGGCTGCTAGAGGCACTGTAGGCTATGTTGCTCCGGAACTCAACTGCAGAAGCATTGGCCTAGTGTCTCACAAGGCCGATGTGTATAGTTTTGGGATGTTGTTGATGGAGATGGCGGGTGTAAACAAGAAGGATGATCCAAACAAGTATTTCCCAGATTGGATATATGATTGCATTAATAATGGCGAGGACCTTGGAATTGTTGAAGAGGACAACAATGTTGATGATGTGAATGAGAATGGAAAGAATGTCCTTAAGAAGATGACAATAGTTGGCTTGTGGTGCATTCAAATGAATCCAAACAATCGACCATCAATGGATAAAGTGTTGGAGATGTTGGAAGGTGATGTTGAAGATTTGAAGATTCCAGAGCATCCATCTCACTTAGTGAAGGAGGCCAGGAGTTGGGCTGCAGAT of the Salvia splendens isolate huo1 unplaced genomic scaffold, SspV2 ctg807, whole genome shotgun sequence genome contains:
- the LOC121791426 gene encoding rust resistance kinase Lr10-like, whose product is MCTLDTVLATSWDFANWYNVSLSEIHQYLLYGFNLNWNGLICSYGQGGVDPYMLVNCHRSSLQRKWDYIKESFLSPKGKIIIPLNASNSAIVYLELRFIVGFLCAMGFLIYKFRRRHLSAYEEIESFLQSDNHLSPIRYSYSDIKKMTRNFREKLGEGGFGSVYKGKLRSGHYVAVKLLGKAQKNDKDFINEIGTIGRIHHVNVVQLVGYCAERSKRALILDFMPNGSLDKYIFNAKKASSLDWGMKFKIAVGAARGIEYLHNGCDIKILHFDIKPHNILLDDKFVPKVTDFGLAKLCSVDKDAVTMTAARGTVGYVAPELNCRSIGLVSHKADVYSFGMLLMEMAGVNKKDDPNKYFPDWIYDCINNGEDLGIVEEDNNVDDVNENGKNVLKKMTIVGLWCIQMNPNNRPSMDKVLEMLEGDVEDLKIPEHPSHLVKEARSWAADSTGSLSESESDYDSDSIKISIA